In Methanobrevibacter sp., one DNA window encodes the following:
- a CDS encoding HEPN domain-containing protein — MKLNYFLKNLKKLLSAHSSYDLEDYSSAVSLSYYAMFLVAKALILKKGVKAPKTHKGLIYLFKVNYIDQDDFSYEKYVYLADTQSDREDADYDAFDGIDERIARKRIKQAEEFIAEAERFI, encoded by the coding sequence ATGAAACTCAATTATTTTTTGAAAAATCTAAAGAAATTGCTTAGTGCTCATTCATCATATGATTTAGAGGATTATTCTTCTGCAGTTAGTTTATCTTATTATGCCATGTTTTTGGTTGCAAAAGCTTTGATACTAAAAAAAGGAGTCAAGGCTCCTAAAACACATAAAGGGCTAATTTATCTTTTTAAAGTCAATTACATTGACCAAGATGATTTTTCATATGAAAAATATGTTTATCTAGCAGACACTCAATCTGACCGTGAAGATGCTGATTATGATGCATTTGATGGAATTGATGAAAGAATTGCTAGAAAAAGAATTAAACAAGCAGAAGAATTTATTGCCGAAGCTGAAAGATTCATTTAA
- a CDS encoding nucleotidyltransferase domain-containing protein, which translates to MNNRKEIAHEFAKTINSDKIIKIILFGSVARGDDTEESDIDILIVSNHRENIEDVIAEEVAWIMYDKNELISAHIMSEDRFINTQHFSFLSNVLSEGVEIG; encoded by the coding sequence ATGAATAATAGAAAAGAGATTGCTCATGAGTTTGCAAAGACAATAAATTCAGATAAGATTATTAAAATCATTTTATTTGGATCAGTTGCTCGTGGCGATGATACAGAAGAATCTGATATTGATATTTTGATTGTATCTAATCATCGTGAAAATATTGAAGATGTTATCGCTGAGGAAGTGGCATGGATTATGTATGATAAAAATGAGTTAATTTCTGCTCACATTATGTCTGAAGACAGATTCATCAACACACAACATTTCTCTTTTTTATCCAATGTTCTATCAGAAGGTGTTGAAATTGGATGA